A genomic region of Lysinibacillus sp. 2017 contains the following coding sequences:
- a CDS encoding flavin reductase family protein translates to MDGKLLRRAFGKFPTGVTVVTWFDEDAINGITVNSFTSVSLEPPLALVSIDKQANSYKQLQNKPFTINVLADDQEAIAWQFAGRPQEGLDITWNTKGDSPSIGGTSGYFKCKQWQQYDAGDHVLFVGEITEFDCKSGNSLTFFEGKMGSTETYKSQEVQ, encoded by the coding sequence ATAGACGGTAAGTTATTAAGAAGGGCTTTTGGAAAATTTCCGACAGGTGTAACAGTTGTGACTTGGTTCGATGAAGATGCCATTAATGGAATTACAGTTAACTCATTTACATCGGTGTCGTTAGAGCCACCACTTGCGCTTGTGTCGATTGATAAACAAGCAAATTCATATAAGCAGTTACAAAACAAACCTTTCACGATTAATGTGTTAGCGGATGACCAAGAGGCGATTGCATGGCAGTTTGCGGGGCGCCCTCAAGAAGGGTTGGACATTACTTGGAATACCAAGGGCGATTCTCCAAGTATTGGTGGTACATCAGGCTATTTTAAATGCAAGCAGTGGCAGCAATATGATGCAGGGGATCATGTGCTGTTTGTAGGAGAAATTACAGAATTTGATTGCAAAAGCGGAAATTCATTAACATTCTTTGAGGGCAAGATGGGGTCAACGGAGACGTATAAGAGCCAAGAAGTGCAATAA
- a CDS encoding 4-hydroxyphenylacetate 3-hydroxylase family protein, producing the protein MGIRTGAQYIEALKSRKPEVWLNGKIVENILDEPYFKQPALEIAKLYDMQHDPAYQEDLTVVCEETGERMATSFLMPHNYEDIMKRSKAFEVVARQTFGLMGRTPDFLNTVVTSLAQNSWFLRKYNENWATNIENYYEHLRDNDIFLTHAIVNPQNDRSKNSHEQADQFTHLGVVEERAEGIIVRGAKMLATLAALTDEVIIYSFPGFAPGDERYALAFAVPVDVKGLKIICREPVQDGTRSTFDHPLASRYEEMDALLVFEDVLVPWDKVFLYNNVEAANLLYPMTGIAEQPAHQSGVRGYIKLKFAVEVACKVADSIGADQYLHVQRDLGELIQNTEVIRSLLRTAECEYTITEHGEARLNPVVLETIRGMMPDMYPRTIEVMQAIGAGGLLMMPTEADFLNEELRPTIDRHYGGRAGIDAEARMKIFKLAWDLCGEAFGMRALQYERYYTGDPVRKRAIFYNKYKKDNAPELADAILSKEDTVKQPQTN; encoded by the coding sequence TTGGGGATTCGTACTGGAGCACAATATATTGAAGCATTGAAGTCTCGTAAGCCGGAAGTTTGGTTGAACGGGAAAATCGTAGAAAACATTTTGGATGAGCCATATTTTAAACAACCTGCATTAGAAATTGCGAAATTGTATGATATGCAGCATGATCCAGCGTATCAAGAAGATTTGACAGTTGTATGTGAAGAAACGGGCGAGCGTATGGCGACATCGTTTTTAATGCCGCACAACTACGAAGATATTATGAAGCGTAGTAAGGCCTTTGAAGTTGTTGCACGGCAAACATTCGGATTAATGGGTCGTACACCAGATTTTTTAAATACAGTTGTTACATCGTTAGCACAAAATTCTTGGTTTTTACGCAAATACAATGAAAACTGGGCAACGAATATTGAAAACTACTATGAGCATTTACGTGATAATGATATTTTCCTAACGCATGCGATTGTGAATCCGCAAAATGACCGTAGTAAAAATTCGCATGAGCAGGCAGATCAGTTTACGCATCTTGGAGTTGTAGAGGAGCGTGCTGAGGGGATTATTGTACGCGGGGCAAAAATGTTAGCAACATTAGCAGCCTTAACGGATGAAGTAATTATTTATTCATTTCCAGGTTTTGCACCAGGCGATGAGCGTTATGCGCTAGCGTTTGCTGTACCGGTTGATGTCAAAGGTTTGAAAATTATTTGTCGCGAGCCAGTACAAGATGGGACACGTTCGACATTCGACCATCCACTTGCATCACGCTATGAGGAAATGGATGCGCTACTTGTTTTTGAGGATGTACTTGTTCCTTGGGATAAAGTATTCCTTTACAACAACGTAGAGGCGGCAAATTTACTATATCCTATGACAGGTATTGCAGAGCAACCGGCCCATCAATCAGGTGTGCGCGGCTATATTAAATTGAAGTTTGCAGTAGAAGTTGCTTGTAAAGTAGCAGATTCAATCGGGGCAGACCAATATTTGCATGTGCAACGCGATTTAGGTGAATTAATTCAAAATACAGAGGTTATTCGTTCGCTACTGCGCACAGCTGAATGTGAATATACGATTACAGAGCATGGTGAGGCACGTTTGAATCCAGTCGTTTTGGAAACAATTCGCGGCATGATGCCAGATATGTATCCGCGCACAATTGAAGTTATGCAGGCGATTGGTGCAGGTGGCTTACTTATGATGCCAACCGAAGCAGATTTCTTAAATGAGGAATTGCGACCAACGATTGATCGTCATTATGGTGGTCGTGCAGGTATCGATGCAGAGGCACGAATGAAAATCTTCAAGCTAGCTTGGGATTTATGTGGTGAGGCGTTCGGTATGCGTGCGTTACAGTATGAACGCTATTACACGGGTGATCCAGTTCGTAAGCGCGCAATTTTCTACAACAAGTACAAAAAAGATAATGCACCTGAGCTAGCCGATGCAATTTTATCGAAAGAAGATACGGTAAAACAGCCACAAACAAACTAA
- a CDS encoding IclR family transcriptional regulator, with translation MIASVSKMAQIIDLFFESESALSNKKIAEMLDLPVSSVHHFLKTMCEENILMQDKDRKYRLGWRILEWSNKVMYQQDMNEKVAPIAASLVNSFKGSVHVGMFNNGEVRFIFKTVSSHTDVLPTYIGVTRFPAHATSIGKVLLAYNPSFVKAVEQYGMKKFTENTITDIGVLKKELQVIHKQGFAISNGENETGTFGIAAPIKSYSGQVIAAVNFVCDVDYIQGHNYQLILNAVIRSAQVISREIGYITI, from the coding sequence ATGATCGCTTCTGTAAGTAAAATGGCACAAATTATTGATTTGTTTTTTGAAAGTGAGTCAGCTTTGTCCAACAAAAAAATTGCAGAAATGCTAGATCTTCCTGTTAGCTCTGTACATCATTTTTTAAAGACGATGTGCGAGGAAAATATTTTAATGCAGGATAAAGACCGTAAATATCGTCTTGGTTGGCGCATTTTAGAGTGGAGCAACAAAGTAATGTACCAGCAGGACATGAATGAAAAGGTAGCACCTATTGCAGCAAGTCTAGTCAATAGTTTTAAGGGGAGTGTGCACGTTGGGATGTTTAATAACGGCGAAGTGCGCTTCATTTTTAAAACTGTTTCGTCACATACGGATGTATTGCCAACATATATCGGCGTAACGCGCTTCCCGGCTCATGCGACAAGCATCGGCAAAGTATTGCTTGCTTATAATCCTTCTTTTGTAAAGGCAGTTGAGCAATACGGGATGAAAAAGTTTACGGAAAATACGATCACAGATATTGGCGTTTTGAAGAAGGAACTACAGGTGATTCATAAACAAGGATTTGCTATAAGTAACGGTGAAAATGAAACGGGTACATTTGGAATCGCCGCCCCAATTAAAAGCTATAGTGGGCAGGTTATTGCGGCAGTCAACTTCGTATGTGATGTGGATTACATTCAGGGACATAATTATCAGCTTATTTTAAATGCGGTTATCCGCTCTGCGCAGGTTATATCGCGCGAGATTGGCTATATAACAATTTAA
- a CDS encoding 3-hydroxyanthranilate 3,4-dioxygenase codes for MNNSTEVSKMQARAQNIWKIIEENKDLLKPPVNNTVLWNDSQFLVMLVGGPNARREFHVSPSDEIFYQVKGSCYVEIINDEKKREVIEVKEGEMFVLPGKVPHSPHRVTETYGIVIEYKRQEGELEDLVWLCEKCDHEVHRVTLQVTNIGQQIAEGIANFNQSEELRTCDKCRHVMSEKVEEWQV; via the coding sequence ATGAATAATTCTACAGAAGTAAGCAAAATGCAGGCACGTGCTCAAAACATTTGGAAAATTATTGAGGAAAATAAAGATTTATTAAAACCACCAGTAAATAATACTGTGCTATGGAATGATTCACAGTTTTTAGTAATGCTAGTTGGCGGTCCAAACGCGCGTCGTGAATTCCACGTGAGCCCTTCAGATGAAATTTTCTACCAAGTAAAAGGCTCTTGCTATGTTGAAATTATTAACGATGAAAAGAAACGGGAAGTAATCGAAGTAAAAGAAGGCGAAATGTTTGTATTACCAGGCAAAGTACCGCATTCTCCGCACCGCGTAACTGAAACATACGGCATCGTAATTGAATATAAACGTCAAGAAGGCGAATTAGAAGACTTAGTTTGGTTATGTGAAAAATGTGATCACGAAGTACACCGCGTAACATTACAAGTAACAAACATTGGGCAACAAATTGCAGAGGGTATTGCGAATTTCAACCAATCAGAAGAGTTACGTACGTGCGATAAATGCCGTCACGTAATGTCTGAAAAAGTTGAGGAATGGCAAGTATGA
- a CDS encoding amidohydrolase family protein, whose product MRIDFHTHIYPLNLPNFAEKYGNDKWPVMEQKCSCGADIMVSGNLFREVTDQAWNPKKRIEDMAREGVDMQVISPVPVTFSYWAPVEQALEMAQFQNDFIADTVNEYPAHFVGLGTVPMQDAEVAIAEMRRCKELGLAGIEIGTNVNGENLDADYLLPFFQAAEELEMPLFIHPWETMAKERTPRHNFMYTVGMPSETALAAASLIWSGVMEKYPNLKVCFAHGGGSFAYILPRLDQGWEVWPHLRLTEHPPSYYAKKFYFDSLVYDKDNFAFLLQRFGHDKIIMGSDYPFLLREINPGKVIDESLQLSDEVKKAVLGENARQFLNLAKSGVSK is encoded by the coding sequence ATGAGAATCGATTTCCACACGCACATTTACCCGCTAAATTTACCGAACTTTGCGGAGAAATATGGCAATGATAAATGGCCAGTAATGGAACAAAAATGTTCGTGTGGCGCGGACATTATGGTCAGTGGCAATCTATTTCGCGAAGTAACCGACCAGGCGTGGAATCCGAAAAAGCGCATTGAAGATATGGCAAGAGAAGGTGTCGATATGCAAGTGATATCGCCTGTTCCTGTAACATTTTCGTACTGGGCACCGGTTGAGCAAGCGCTCGAAATGGCACAGTTTCAAAATGATTTCATTGCGGACACAGTAAATGAGTATCCAGCGCATTTTGTTGGGTTAGGTACAGTGCCCATGCAAGATGCAGAGGTAGCAATTGCAGAAATGCGTCGTTGCAAGGAGCTTGGCTTAGCGGGTATTGAAATTGGTACAAATGTCAATGGCGAAAACTTAGATGCAGACTATTTGTTACCATTCTTCCAAGCGGCGGAGGAGCTAGAAATGCCGCTTTTTATCCACCCGTGGGAAACGATGGCGAAAGAACGCACACCACGCCATAATTTTATGTATACAGTTGGGATGCCAAGTGAGACAGCTCTTGCTGCTGCAAGCTTAATTTGGAGTGGTGTGATGGAAAAATATCCGAACCTTAAAGTATGCTTTGCGCATGGCGGCGGGTCATTTGCCTATATTTTACCGCGCTTAGATCAAGGGTGGGAAGTATGGCCACATTTACGTTTGACAGAGCACCCACCAAGCTATTATGCGAAAAAGTTTTACTTCGATTCACTCGTATATGACAAAGATAATTTTGCCTTTTTATTACAGCGCTTTGGTCATGACAAAATCATTATGGGCTCAGATTATCCGTTCTTACTACGTGAAATTAATCCCGGTAAAGTCATAGATGAATCGCTACAGCTTTCAGACGAAGTGAAGAAGGCTGTGCTCGGTGAAAATGCACGTCAGTTTTTAAATTTAGCAAAGAGTGGTGTAAGTAAATAA
- a CDS encoding RidA family protein, whose translation MNGTQTPESQLEKLGITLGTPRLAVGNYVSCVRTGNLIFTSGQGVDQYHGKLGADLTVEDGYAASRQSMINLLTVLKHELGDLSKVKRIVKILGMVNSAPDFTQHPKVMNGASDLLVEVFGEKGKHARSAVGMAQLPNNTAIEIEMIVEVEE comes from the coding sequence ATGAATGGTACACAAACACCAGAATCGCAATTGGAGAAGCTTGGCATTACGCTTGGTACGCCACGCTTGGCAGTTGGAAATTATGTAAGCTGTGTACGCACAGGAAATTTAATTTTCACATCGGGCCAGGGGGTTGATCAATATCACGGTAAGCTTGGTGCGGATTTAACAGTTGAGGATGGCTATGCTGCATCACGTCAATCAATGATTAACTTACTAACAGTGTTAAAGCACGAGCTAGGTGATTTGTCGAAGGTGAAGCGCATTGTGAAAATTTTAGGAATGGTCAATTCTGCTCCGGATTTCACACAACACCCAAAGGTTATGAATGGTGCATCAGATTTACTTGTCGAAGTGTTTGGTGAAAAAGGAAAGCATGCACGTTCAGCAGTAGGAATGGCACAGTTGCCAAATAATACAGCAATCGAAATTGAAATGATTGTTGAAGTAGAAGAATAA
- a CDS encoding aldehyde dehydrogenase produces MRQVQVKGIDCRNFINGQYVEAAEDQKFLNINPATEEVIGWVAEATQDEVDFAVKAAKAALKGEWSAYTVKQRSQILRKIGDLILENVEEFAMLEALDTGKPYVLAMEMDIKRAAHNFHFFADYVTSLGNEAYNQDNIALHYTVTRPVGVVAMINPWNLPLLLLTWKLAPCLAAGSTAVMKPAELTPMTATKLAEICREAGVPDGVVNVVHGFGRDSAGAFLSEHPLVDAITFTGETRTGTTIMKAAAPTLKKVSFELGGKNPAIIFADSDIEEVVETTLHSSFRNQGQVCLCASRIYVERSIMATFLERFVARTEELVVGDPFDASTNIGSVVGKEHYEKVMHYIDIAKQEGGTILTGGKRPAHMEKGYFIEPTIIVGLDENSRCVKEEIFGPVVTILPFDSEEEVIGYANDTTYGLGATIWTNDLRRAHRVAGQIESGIVWVNTWYLRDLRTPFGGMKQSGIGREGGAHSFEFYCEQSNVTIKL; encoded by the coding sequence ATGCGACAAGTACAGGTAAAAGGAATTGATTGCCGCAATTTCATTAACGGTCAATATGTAGAGGCGGCTGAAGATCAAAAGTTTTTGAATATTAATCCAGCAACTGAAGAAGTAATTGGCTGGGTAGCAGAGGCCACACAAGATGAGGTTGATTTCGCGGTGAAAGCGGCAAAGGCAGCATTAAAAGGTGAATGGTCTGCGTATACAGTGAAGCAACGCTCGCAAATTCTCCGCAAAATCGGCGATCTTATTTTAGAAAATGTCGAGGAATTTGCGATGCTAGAAGCGCTTGATACAGGCAAGCCTTACGTATTAGCGATGGAGATGGATATTAAACGCGCGGCACATAACTTCCACTTTTTTGCGGATTATGTTACCTCGTTAGGAAATGAGGCTTATAACCAGGACAATATCGCGCTGCATTATACAGTAACACGTCCAGTAGGTGTTGTGGCAATGATCAATCCATGGAACTTACCACTTTTATTGTTAACGTGGAAACTTGCGCCATGTTTAGCTGCAGGCAGTACAGCTGTTATGAAACCGGCAGAGTTAACACCGATGACGGCAACGAAGCTAGCAGAAATTTGTAGGGAAGCGGGCGTACCAGATGGTGTTGTCAATGTTGTCCATGGTTTCGGAAGAGATTCGGCAGGGGCATTTTTATCTGAGCATCCACTTGTAGATGCGATTACATTCACTGGTGAAACGCGTACAGGAACAACAATTATGAAAGCAGCTGCACCAACGTTAAAGAAAGTGTCATTTGAGCTAGGTGGTAAAAACCCTGCCATTATTTTTGCGGATTCGGATATCGAAGAAGTAGTGGAAACGACGCTGCACTCAAGCTTCCGTAATCAAGGGCAGGTGTGCTTATGTGCGTCACGCATTTACGTTGAGCGTTCTATCATGGCTACTTTTTTAGAGAGGTTTGTAGCGCGCACAGAAGAACTTGTTGTCGGTGATCCATTCGATGCCAGTACGAATATCGGGTCCGTTGTAGGGAAAGAACATTACGAAAAAGTCATGCACTATATTGATATTGCAAAACAAGAAGGCGGTACGATTTTAACAGGTGGTAAACGTCCAGCACATATGGAAAAAGGCTACTTTATCGAGCCGACGATCATTGTTGGTTTAGATGAAAATTCACGCTGTGTAAAGGAAGAAATTTTTGGTCCAGTCGTTACAATATTGCCCTTTGATTCAGAAGAAGAAGTGATTGGTTATGCGAATGATACAACGTATGGCTTAGGGGCAACTATTTGGACGAATGATTTACGTCGTGCGCATCGTGTAGCAGGGCAAATTGAATCAGGCATCGTATGGGTGAATACATGGTATTTACGCGATTTACGTACACCATTTGGTGGCATGAAGCAAAGTGGAATCGGGCGTGAAGGCGGAGCACATAGCTTTGAGTTTTATTGTGAGCAATCGAACGTAACAATCAAATTATAA
- a CDS encoding 2-keto-4-pentenoate hydratase, whose translation MSVNLIEWSSKISQAEKTCQGIAPLTEQIDSLSLKDAYSIQLEQVHRKVNAGDQITGKKIGLTSLAMQQLLKVDEPDYGHLLASMAITDNVLDCSECIKPRVEAEIAFVMKEELIGPNITLEQVVAATDYVVASLEVVDSRIKDWKIKLLDTIADNASSAKYVLGVIKKPLDMIDLPGVKMDFYKNGELMNSGKGTDVLGNPAACVVWLVNRLADFNIGVKKGEVILSGALSAALDASPMDEFVADFGDTLGKIQLSCR comes from the coding sequence ATGAGTGTAAATTTAATTGAATGGTCAAGTAAAATTTCACAAGCAGAAAAAACGTGTCAAGGTATCGCCCCGTTAACAGAGCAAATCGACAGCTTAAGCCTGAAGGATGCCTATTCGATTCAGCTTGAACAAGTACATCGTAAAGTAAATGCAGGCGACCAGATTACGGGTAAGAAAATTGGCTTAACATCACTTGCAATGCAACAACTTCTAAAAGTAGATGAGCCAGATTATGGTCATTTGCTGGCATCGATGGCTATTACAGACAATGTACTTGACTGCAGTGAGTGCATTAAGCCACGTGTAGAGGCAGAAATTGCGTTCGTCATGAAAGAAGAATTAATCGGTCCGAATATCACGTTAGAGCAAGTAGTTGCAGCAACCGATTATGTCGTTGCGAGTCTTGAAGTCGTCGATAGCCGTATTAAAGATTGGAAGATTAAGCTACTAGATACGATTGCGGACAATGCATCGTCAGCCAAATATGTGTTGGGTGTCATAAAGAAGCCACTCGATATGATTGATTTACCCGGAGTGAAAATGGACTTTTATAAGAATGGTGAGCTTATGAATAGCGGCAAAGGAACAGATGTATTAGGTAACCCAGCAGCTTGTGTTGTATGGCTCGTAAACCGTTTGGCTGATTTTAATATTGGGGTGAAAAAGGGCGAAGTGATTTTATCAGGCGCCCTATCTGCTGCACTTGATGCAAGCCCAATGGACGAATTTGTAGCGGACTTTGGAGATACGCTCGGAAAAATTCAATTAAGCTGTCGCTAA
- a CDS encoding acetaldehyde dehydrogenase (acetylating) → MEKVKVGIIGSGNIGTDLMKKVMRSDSLEMSVLIGIDPASDGLKRAQEAGIRTISNGIEGFLQQPELADILFDATSAKVHQAHLDALVPLGKRVIDLTPAAIGPFVVPAVNLQKHIQQAVVNMITCGGQATIPIVYAIQRVQSVAYAEIVATIASKSAGPGTRANIDEFTETTARAIEQVGGAKQGKAIIILNPAEPPMLMRDTVSCLLEEEVKNPMQIKQSIEEMVQVVNSYVPGYRLKIEPLIDGREVKVFLEVEGLGDYLPIYAGNLDIMTAAGLKVAEMIVQQQLQQKGVQIS, encoded by the coding sequence ATGGAAAAGGTGAAGGTAGGAATTATTGGTTCGGGCAACATTGGTACCGATCTTATGAAAAAAGTAATGCGCTCTGATTCTTTAGAAATGTCAGTGTTAATCGGCATTGATCCAGCATCTGACGGATTAAAACGTGCGCAAGAGGCTGGTATACGCACCATTTCAAATGGAATCGAAGGATTTTTACAGCAGCCAGAGCTAGCAGATATTTTATTTGATGCTACATCAGCAAAAGTACATCAAGCACATCTTGATGCATTGGTGCCACTAGGCAAGCGTGTCATTGATTTAACACCTGCAGCAATCGGACCCTTTGTTGTTCCAGCAGTTAATTTGCAAAAGCATATCCAGCAAGCTGTTGTGAACATGATTACATGCGGTGGACAAGCAACTATTCCGATTGTGTATGCGATTCAGCGTGTACAAAGTGTAGCCTATGCAGAAATTGTTGCAACTATTGCTTCAAAGAGCGCTGGTCCTGGGACGCGAGCTAACATTGATGAGTTTACGGAAACAACAGCGCGTGCTATCGAGCAAGTAGGCGGTGCAAAGCAAGGAAAGGCAATTATTATCTTAAATCCAGCAGAGCCACCAATGCTTATGCGTGATACTGTGTCTTGTTTATTAGAAGAAGAAGTGAAAAATCCTATGCAAATTAAGCAATCAATTGAGGAAATGGTGCAGGTAGTCAATTCCTATGTGCCAGGATACCGATTAAAAATCGAGCCATTAATCGATGGACGCGAAGTAAAAGTATTTTTAGAAGTAGAAGGGCTTGGAGATTATTTACCAATTTACGCCGGTAACTTAGACATTATGACGGCTGCAGGCTTGAAAGTGGCTGAAATGATTGTACAGCAGCAGCTCCAGCAAAAAGGGGTGCAAATTTCATGA
- the dmpG gene encoding 4-hydroxy-2-oxovalerate aldolase has protein sequence MKKLLITEVALRDGSHVVGHQFTKEQVRTVTKQLSAAGVPYIEVTHGDGLGGSSLQYGFSKEYDIELVKVAVEEAGNSIISVLLLPGIGTIKDLEKAYDAGARMVRVATHVTEADVSKQHIETAKEMGMEAVGFLMMAHSAPPEVVLEQAKLMESYGAKVVYVTDSAGAMLPNDVTARISLLKAHLSVDIGFHAHNNLSLAVANTLAAIEAGATYIDGSVCCLGAGAGNTQTEVLVGVLDRLGYETGIDLYKMLDLADDVRANILPAPQDITSGSFIMGYAGVYSSFLRHAVVAAEKFDVDARDILVELGKREVVGGQEDMIIEVAQQMAGKRVSVL, from the coding sequence ATGAAAAAGTTGTTGATAACAGAAGTAGCGTTACGTGATGGAAGCCATGTTGTAGGGCATCAATTCACAAAAGAGCAAGTACGCACTGTAACAAAACAACTAAGCGCTGCCGGTGTTCCTTATATTGAAGTGACGCACGGCGATGGTTTAGGTGGCTCCTCTTTACAGTACGGCTTTTCAAAGGAATATGACATCGAGCTTGTGAAGGTAGCAGTGGAAGAAGCGGGCAATTCAATAATTTCTGTTTTGCTGTTACCTGGTATCGGTACAATCAAGGATTTAGAAAAGGCATACGATGCGGGTGCTCGCATGGTACGAGTAGCAACACATGTAACAGAGGCGGATGTTTCAAAGCAGCATATTGAAACAGCAAAAGAGATGGGGATGGAGGCTGTTGGCTTTTTAATGATGGCGCACAGTGCCCCACCAGAAGTTGTTTTGGAGCAGGCAAAGCTCATGGAATCGTACGGGGCAAAAGTTGTTTATGTTACGGACTCTGCAGGTGCAATGCTGCCGAATGATGTAACAGCACGTATTAGTTTGCTAAAGGCGCATTTGTCTGTAGATATCGGCTTTCATGCGCACAATAACCTTTCATTAGCGGTGGCCAATACCCTCGCAGCAATTGAGGCAGGCGCAACCTATATTGATGGGAGCGTGTGCTGTTTAGGTGCAGGTGCAGGAAATACGCAAACAGAAGTGTTAGTTGGTGTATTAGACCGCTTGGGTTATGAAACGGGCATCGATCTTTACAAAATGCTCGACTTAGCAGATGATGTGCGCGCCAATATTTTACCAGCTCCACAAGATATCACGAGCGGTAGTTTCATTATGGGCTATGCCGGCGTCTATTCAAGCTTCTTGCGTCATGCAGTCGTAGCAGCCGAAAAATTTGATGTAGATGCACGCGATATTTTAGTCGAGCTTGGTAAGCGTGAAGTCGTCGGTGGACAAGAAGATATGATTATTGAAGTAGCACAACAAATGGCGGGAAAAAGGGTGAGTGTATTGTGA
- a CDS encoding fumarylacetoacetate hydrolase family protein: MSTIYEYVERVATAQSKKTVIEKITNSNPALTLEEAYEIQRLSIEKSISASNAFIGWKMGLTSRAKQLQVGVDSTIYGRLTNNMLMNCNEIIAADHIHPRIEPEVAFTFQKPIAGENLTPYEVWSAVEYVYLALEVIDSRYENFAFSLMDVIADNASSTKFLMGSQPYAPTTTDWAQIKVDLYHNGELKCEGVGAAILDHPINSVIELLNMLSKEGRGIQPGELVLAGAMTDAVAVKSGDTVIADYGALGSLMINVK; this comes from the coding sequence GTGAGTACAATTTATGAATACGTAGAGCGCGTTGCAACTGCACAATCGAAAAAAACAGTAATTGAAAAAATTACGAATAGTAACCCAGCTTTGACGCTAGAGGAAGCTTACGAAATTCAACGTCTTAGCATCGAAAAATCAATTTCAGCAAGCAATGCATTTATAGGATGGAAGATGGGGTTAACGAGTAGAGCGAAGCAACTTCAAGTTGGTGTTGACTCAACGATTTACGGGCGTTTAACGAACAATATGTTGATGAATTGCAATGAAATTATAGCGGCAGATCACATTCATCCGCGCATCGAACCAGAAGTTGCTTTTACATTCCAAAAGCCGATTGCTGGTGAAAATTTAACGCCATATGAAGTTTGGTCAGCGGTTGAATATGTTTATTTGGCACTAGAAGTAATTGATAGTCGCTACGAAAACTTTGCATTTTCTTTAATGGATGTTATTGCGGATAATGCTTCTTCTACAAAATTTTTAATGGGAAGCCAGCCATATGCACCGACAACGACGGATTGGGCGCAAATTAAAGTGGATTTGTATCACAATGGGGAGTTGAAATGTGAAGGGGTTGGTGCAGCAATTTTAGATCACCCGATTAATTCAGTTATTGAGCTACTGAATATGTTGAGCAAAGAAGGGCGCGGTATTCAGCCAGGCGAACTTGTATTAGCGGGCGCAATGACTGACGCAGTAGCTGTGAAGTCAGGGGATACAGTGATAGCAGATTATGGTGCATTAGGCAGTTTAATGATTAATGTGAAGTAG
- a CDS encoding 4-oxalocrotonate tautomerase: protein MPIVQIQLLEGRSAEQKRRIIYEMTETLAQVADVPKESIRIIIQEIPLDHWGIAGETMTEFRKNKG from the coding sequence ATGCCAATTGTACAAATCCAATTATTAGAAGGTCGCAGTGCGGAACAAAAACGACGTATTATTTATGAAATGACGGAGACGCTTGCACAAGTTGCTGACGTTCCGAAAGAAAGCATTCGCATCATTATTCAAGAAATCCCATTAGATCATTGGGGTATTGCGGGTGAGACAATGACCGAGTTTCGAAAAAACAAAGGGTAA